The following nucleotide sequence is from Bernardetia sp..
TTATATAGGCAGAGGAGGACACGACCTAAAAACAGCAGCTCAGATACTCTTTAAAGCTATTAGCAAAGGACTGAAAGAAAACCCTACACTTTTCAAAAAACTAAAACTTTTTTTTATTGGAACAGATTATTCTTCTCAGAATCCTAAACCTACTATTTTTCCAGTAGCTCAACAAATAGGTGTTCAAACTTTAGTAGAAGAGTTTCCTGCACGAATTCCTTATTTTGATACGTTGCGTTTGCTTTCAGAGGCTAACGGATTGCTTATTTTTGGTTCAATAGATAAAAATTATACAGCCTCAAAACTTTATCCTTATATTTTGTCTGAAAAACCTATCTGTGCAGTATTTTATGAAGGAAGCAGTGCCGTTTCTATTCTTAGGAAGACGAATGCAGGTACAGTAATTCCTTTTTTAGAGGAGAAGTTTGATGAAGACAAAATTGAGGAAGCCTACATTACATTCAAGAAGTTTTTAGAAAATATTGAACAAAAACCACAAACGGATTGGCAAGCTTTTGAGCCTTATACAGCTAGAGAAATGACACGCAAGCAAGCTGAATTTTTTGACAAAATCATTGAAATAAATGAATAAATTAGCCATTATTACCACTCATCCCATCCAATATTATGCTCCCATTTTTAAATTGCTTTCAGAGCGACAAAAAATAGATATTTGTGTTTTCTATACATGGGGAGAAGATGTACTTAAAGATAAGTTTGATGAAGGGTTTGGAAAAAAAATAGAATGGGATATTCCTTTATTAGAGGGATACAATTACAAGTTTTTAGAGAATATAGCAACTGATAAAGGTTCACATCATTTCAAAGGAATTGATAATCCAACAATTATTGAAGACATAAAAAGCTATGAACCTAATGCCATTTTAGTCTTCGGTTGGAGCTACAAAAGTCATTTGAAAGTTATCCGTTACTTTTCAAATAAAATTTCAGTATGGTTTCGTGGAGATTCACATCTCCTAACAACAATTTCTCCTGTGAAAAAAGTAGCTCGCAAACTGTTTCTTACTTGGCTCTACTCACATATAGATAAAGCGTTTTTTGTCGGAACAAATAATAAAAGCTATTACAAACATGCAGGAGTAAGCGATACAAAACTCACTTTTGCTCCTCATGCCATTGACAATTCTCGTTTTACACCAACAGATGAAAATGTAGCAGTAGCCAACAAGTGGAGAGAAGAATTAGGAATTCAAGAAAATGAATTAGTATGGCTTTTTGCAGGTAAATTTGAAGCTGTTAAGCAGCCCCAACTGCTAATTCAAGCATTTATAGAAAGAGGAAAGAATAAAGAACATTTGATTTTGGTGGGAAACGGTCATTTGGAAGAAGAACTTAAAGAGCAAACCAAAAACAGAGCTAACATACACTTTTTACCTTTTCAAAATCAGTCTAAGAT
It contains:
- a CDS encoding glycosyltransferase, whose protein sequence is MNKLAIITTHPIQYYAPIFKLLSERQKIDICVFYTWGEDVLKDKFDEGFGKKIEWDIPLLEGYNYKFLENIATDKGSHHFKGIDNPTIIEDIKSYEPNAILVFGWSYKSHLKVIRYFSNKISVWFRGDSHLLTTISPVKKVARKLFLTWLYSHIDKAFFVGTNNKSYYKHAGVSDTKLTFAPHAIDNSRFTPTDENVAVANKWREELGIQENELVWLFAGKFEAVKQPQLLIQAFIERGKNKEHLILVGNGHLEEELKEQTKNRANIHFLPFQNQSKMPIIYLLADVFLLTSVSETWGLAINEAMAAEKAIIASTKVGCAIDLIQDNENGFVFQSENVQSLKEAMNKITSQRQAKDMGRLSSQIIQNWSFEKIAQTIENSFE